The Musa acuminata AAA Group cultivar baxijiao chromosome BXJ2-5, Cavendish_Baxijiao_AAA, whole genome shotgun sequence genomic interval ATAAGGTTAAAAATCAAGTTAAGAACTCAGTCACTCTTTTTGGTGATTAAGAAAAAGGTTTTAACTTAGCAAGAGTAAGACAAAGGGTAATCTCTAAAACCTCCTCTTATTCTCAACTTGTAAGTTTGttcttattcttatttttataataaatattatagtCCTCATGGCACCTACAAGAGAAAAATAGATAAACCTATAACTCCATCCTATTTAATTCCTATGAAAATGCTATAAAATTTAGTTTGAATTTGAGAttattcagaaaaaaaatatgtgGACCTAGAGGATTTAGGTGAATTGGAGACTATTCAATGATTCACTAACTTAAATGTCCTTCCTATTATTCAAATTAGTGAACTTATCtgaatattttacaataatttatatataaataaaaatgataaattatcTATTTATGTTTTAGGATATTATATACCTATCAGAGATAACATAATTTATGACATCTTAGGTATCACTTAAAAAGGATCAAGGTTTTTTTTTCCTAGGATAATGGGATATCTAGTCCACTAGTGTCACCTATCATGagattattatcattatttttttaaatttcaataTATCTATTATCCCTAAGAGTTATGAATATCTTTTACTATTTAATGTAAAATTACTTATATCATATTCCAAGTAGTATTTTacttcataaataattatcatcttAATAAAGCTAATGCTTTAAAAATGAGATTATGACAATGTGTTTATTTCTTTAGTTATCTCATACGTAAAATATGATTGATATATCTTAGAAGGATATGATGATGCTATATAAGATTTGATTACTAaacttttacatatatatatatatatatatatatatatatatatatatatatatatatatatgacataatTATCttataagataaaaaattataaaactagatagatttaatatcattaataaaAACTTATTAAGAAGATTGAGGTACACGGTGATTaataaaatatagattagattactTAGAAAAATTAACCCTTTACTCGAGCCTAttttagatacatatatatatatatatgtgtgtatatatatatatatgtgtatatatatatatgtatatgtatatatatatatgtatatatatatatatatgtatatgtatatatatatgtatatgtatatatatatatctatgtatatatatatatctatgtatatatatatatacatatatatacatatacatatatatatatatatatacatatatatatatgggtcaaCGGATCCAATATTTTATATCAGTTTAATTGAATTATCTTGAGTTTTATCGGGATccgattttaattaaattataatatattcctTAACGTCTTGGAtacttgttgatatatttttacTAATGCTCATTGCATTGTCGTATTTAACACGTCATCGATACGTGGGACACAACACTATTCATTGCATCCATTGATGGTCGCAGGCAAAAAAGTTGCATGGCTACTTCGTTCGTCCTTGTAAGAAGAGTACAAACTAAAATTGGGTTTATCGGTCACCGGCTCATTCACAAGAGTGTCTCACCTGTACCTGCCTTTGGTGGACGTTGTGGCCTTATATTTGCCTCCTCTCATGGCCAAGTGTTACGACAAAGCGATCGAGTGGGTGAGAAAGAAACCCGGAGAGATGAGGTCGAACAGGGCGGGCTTATGGACGTGGGGACTTGTTTACCTTGTTTGGTTCGTCCAAAGATTGAATGACCGCTTCGCTTCGCTTCGCTTCGTTCGTCCTTGTAAGAAGAGTACAAACCAAAAGCAACGGGGTTTATTTGCCTCCACCCCTCACTCTCTCAGAGAGGCCGAAGGAAAGGACTAATCCCGATCAAACCCCAACTTTAACATTCAACCAGAGAATTAATTGGTAGCCaaatcttatttcaattgagcttgtTGTTATGCTAATAATGAGCTTGTTGTTATGCCAAACCATCCACAGGCCAATTAAATAAGCCTTTTAAGATTCGACTCGACCCAATCAAACCAAAGTTAAAAATTAATTcaataatcttcttttttttttaagtcaaAAGCAGTTTGCAAActattattaagaaaaaaaattaaaagtaaagaCAACATCAACAAATACATGACATAGAATTACAACATCAACTTCCATAATGTATTTAAATGTACTTAGTATGATACAATCGTCAGTTTTTGGGAAAACTTCTTATACATTATTCATACAAAAGTTTGCATAATGTATCCAGATGCATTTGATATGAAATATGGCATAATTACCGGTCTCTTTTGGATCCatcacaactctctctctctctctctctctctctctcatctttgaCCATAAGAAACCAGTTTTACATGCTTGGTTTAACACTGAGACGAGTTGCCAGCTTCTGACTAAGAGACTTGTCACACTGTACTCCACAGGGAATAACGAGGATGTtagcatgaagaagaagaagaagaagaacaaaaagtaGGTCTCGACAAGAAAAGAACACGAGTGGGAAGCTAATCTGACCTGAGACCAATAAGAGATCCAGATACTGCGTATCTCATGGGTGACCTTGGGGTCAGATAGAGCCTCCACCCATCTGCGGATGAAGCGCTCTTGCCTGCCATGAACATTGGAATTCCACTCACGTAAAAATCCAGTGCATACTATATGCATCCTGCAAAACTGTAGTCTGGGGTACAGACCTGTCAGGAGAGAAAGAGCGGTATCTCTCTCCAGGCTGCTTGAAGTTGTTCTCCTTGCTAATCATGCACTGAATTCACCAAGCACAAAGAACATTAGATCTTAAGCTCCATCGGAACCTAGATGATTAGGATCACACTACTGACTCACTACACAATGTGTTGATTCTCTAGAGAGAGATGCAACTCACAAATATAGTAGAATTCATAACGATGCTTACACCACAAAAACTAGTTGCTATTATTACAGAAGCACGAGGTCTAGATCAAAGAGACTCACTTTCTCACGTTTGCCGGTAAGAACACGGGTTGGAATTGGGAACCTCTCGGCATGTCGAACAGGATCGTACCTTGATGGGAAGTAATCCACCTGAAAGAAACAGATATATGTTAATGAATGTCCCAAAAGTCAGAGATGAAGGTTGGAGCAATATGACACTACCTCTTCGTCCCTGTGCATGAAGTTCATGAACccatcatagtggttgttgtgatgAGCACACTTGGGAGCATTCACCGGAAGCATCAGATAGTTGGGTCCGAGACGGTGCCTCTGGGTATCAGAGTAGGAGAAGATTCTGGTCTGAAGAAGCTTATCATCCGAGTAATAGACTCCAGGAACCACAAGTGCGGGGCAGAAGGCAAGCTGCTCGTTTTCTCCGAAGAAGTTGTCGATGTTCTTATTCAGGACCATGCGCCCAACCGGCTGAAGAGGAAAGATGTCTTCCGGCCATGTCTTGGTGACATCAAGTGGGTCAAAATCGAACCTATCCTCGTGATCAGGGTCCATGGTCTGGATGAATAGCTTCCACTCTGGATAGTTCCCAGCAGCGATGGAGTCATAGAGATCCTGGGTGGCATGGCTGTGGTTATTGCCTCCTACAATCACAGCCTCTTCCTCCAGCAAACTCTTGACTCCACATGTAGGTCTCCAGTGGAACTTAACGTAGGTAGCTTTCCCTTCCCTGCTGATGAGCGTGAAAGTATGGACACCAGAGCCATCCATGTGACGGTAGTTCAAAGGAACACCAATGTCATCAAAGAGAAAAGTGAACATGTGCAAGCTCTCCGGGTGGTGCGAGAAGAAGTCAAGGATCCTCCAGTTCTCCTGAATGTGGGACTTGGGGTTGGGTTTGAGAGCATGGACCATGTCAGGGAACTTCATCCCATCACGGACAAAAAACACTGGGAAATTGTTTCCCACCATATCGAAGTTACCCTGGAGCAAAGTAAATTTACAATAGTAAGCATTAGCATGATTCTAACTTCTGCATAGATTCATCCTACGAGTCCGCAGTCTGATATGAATGCCTGGTTTGTTACTTCAATATTGTATGTTAATGCATTTTGCATAAATTACTGGTTAAAGAGCAATGAATAATACTGCTACTGCCAAACTAGAATCATCTTAAGTCAGCTGGCAATCGAAGAACAAAGAATGCCAATCAGTAatcatattaagaaaaaaaagggtCTGGATCTTTAAAGAGTCAATTCTCATACCACCTATGAATGCCTTGAAAAAATGGAGCAACAGATGATTATATAAAATTGAACTAACATGCCAAGGAAAATTGGTTTATTCACTGTAGAAAACTGATAACATAAAACGATTAGAGGCATACTGGTCGGGTTTACCTCTCTAGTGTAGAATTTCACTGCAAAACCTCGGGGATCTCTCAATGTTTCAGGACTCCCACGCTCATGAATGACAGTTGAAAAGCGAACAATGACTGGGGTCTGCACCCCTGGAGCACGAAGGAAATCAGCACATGTTAGGCGAGAGACATCGTGAGTGACCTCAAAGAAGCCTTTGGCGCTAGCTCCTCTGGCATGGACAACACGTTCCGGAATGCGCTCTCGGTCAAACTGAGCAATCTTTTCCACGAGATGATAGTCTTCGAGGAGAATAGGTCCTTTTCAACAAGAAGACGACACAGTTGAGTCAAATATTACCAGCAATCACTGTATTTTGAGACTGATTTAtgacaataaaaatcttgctactaCTATGTGTGCAGAAAGCAAACAATTGTAAACAGTACATATCTAGACATCAGCTAATCCGCTAAAAAATTTACTTTGGATTCCACAACCATTCCAAGCACCAGACTCCATTAGATTCGATTGGCACCACTACATACATAGTTGCTGCAGGCTACTTATTATTACAGAGCGACCTTGCCGTCATATTAAATTTATTGTGAAATAACTTACGTCAAGCTTAACATATTGCGAGCCTTAAGAATGTTCAGATAAGCATTGATCTTGTCGGTCAGTCATGAGCTGATGATGCATTCAAATCACATAATGTTGAAATAAACTACACTGTATACAGTGTCAGGATGTCCTACAGGTTAAGCGCATCAGCAaaccttcttaacagtggatatctaaatatcctaattttatttaaaaaagagttGGGTAATTTTCTCCCTCATTCCATTagacatcaaaattttcttcctGTCCATGTGGAACAATGTATAATTTGCTCCTTTTTTTGGGGGATGTTACATAACCAAGATATCATCGAGCTATAGTCAATAACCTCATCGATAAAACTGATATACTTATTAAAACTAAACAAACAGATTCATATTTTATATGCAGTATGCCATATGAATTTtaataaatatcaagaataaaaGAGAATTATAGAAATCCTTGCATGCAATAGATGCCATTTATCTAAACAGAAAATAATCAGTTAATATGTAAATTAATAAATAGAATAATATATTCACACAAATTCAATCCTTGGTTGCTATGAGTTTTGAATTAGTTTTATTATTGCTTGGATGCCACAAACAATGATAACATAATATTAGAGAAAAGCTTTTAGCAGATGATCATGTTTATTTGTGGAAATAAAAGTTCCTAATAttactgatataaaataattttccaAATTTCAAAACATGAAATATGACTGGCAACAGAAATATTTGTCAAAGGATTAGctctacaaaaaaaattataatattactcCAAGAAACATGAACAATCAGCTGATTGTTAGAATTGCAATTATGACATCCTATACTAAGGTCCCTTGCATTTCCAAGACTGGTGGACTGTTCAGAAACAAATAACATATTTTCCATTGGTGATAACCACAAATCCATCACTGCATGAAGTTTCTTCATCGACTAACAAATTTCGGAAACACCATGTCTTCGAACTTGACAAACAAGTGGAACAGAGACCAACCAGATATAGTGGAAGGCTAACGGAGGCAACAAATGCAATCAATCAGGCAAGCAAAAGAACTCTTCAATTACCTCGGGATCCAACGGTGATAGAGGCGTTGTTGTTCCAAACGGGTGCCCCAGAGTTGGTGGTCCAGAAGGGCGAGTTGTAGTTGCTCGAGGGGCGGAACTGCAGCATATGAAACGCCGATTACGAGTGGGGCACGACAGAACCATCCAAATGTCAATTGAATCAAACAGGACAAAAACACAAGCTTTCGAAGCCGCAAGATCAAACAACAGAGACGAGGGCAAAAGAAACAACTTGGCGACAA includes:
- the LOC103985111 gene encoding catalase isozyme 2; the encoded protein is MDPYKFRPSSNYNSPFWTTNSGAPVWNNNASITVGSRGPILLEDYHLVEKIAQFDRERIPERVVHARGASAKGFFEVTHDVSRLTCADFLRAPGVQTPVIVRFSTVIHERGSPETLRDPRGFAVKFYTREGNFDMVGNNFPVFFVRDGMKFPDMVHALKPNPKSHIQENWRILDFFSHHPESLHMFTFLFDDIGVPLNYRHMDGSGVHTFTLISREGKATYVKFHWRPTCGVKSLLEEEAVIVGGNNHSHATQDLYDSIAAGNYPEWKLFIQTMDPDHEDRFDFDPLDVTKTWPEDIFPLQPVGRMVLNKNIDNFFGENEQLAFCPALVVPGVYYSDDKLLQTRIFSYSDTQRHRLGPNYLMLPVNAPKCAHHNNHYDGFMNFMHRDEEVDYFPSRYDPVRHAERFPIPTRVLTGKREKCMISKENNFKQPGERYRSFSPDRQERFIRRWVEALSDPKVTHEIRSIWISYWSQCDKSLSQKLATRLSVKPSM